In Sphingobacterium sp. PCS056, the following proteins share a genomic window:
- a CDS encoding SPFH domain-containing protein, with protein sequence MGLFNFFKKQIATVIAWQPQDHNLLVWRYKAATDEIKNASKLIISPGQGCVLVYEGKITDVIDQEGVYNIRTDNHPFITSLLKVAQLFESEHKMGLYYYRKAEVLNQGWGTSSPIKYFDEYYKIPIQLSAYGNFSYRINDAAKFFTDYVGTQDIYKVETFRDVVQSRIIQVLTSYFAKEKLSFIDIDAQIDRLSRDIKERLIQDLEAFGIQLNDFRIEGNSFDQDTQDRIGKIADITADSFAASEGGLSYVELEKLRALRDAANNEGGLAGAGVGLGAGMSLGKVFSNSIDEVTQPKIGADPIEQLRKLKLLLDENIISQEEFDQKKKEYLNKF encoded by the coding sequence ATGGGACTATTTAATTTTTTCAAGAAGCAAATTGCTACAGTCATAGCATGGCAACCTCAGGATCATAATTTGTTGGTGTGGAGGTATAAAGCTGCTACTGACGAAATTAAAAATGCAAGTAAATTGATTATTTCGCCAGGGCAAGGATGTGTTTTGGTGTATGAAGGCAAGATTACAGATGTAATCGATCAAGAGGGAGTCTACAATATCCGTACAGATAATCATCCGTTTATTACTTCACTGCTCAAAGTTGCTCAACTGTTTGAAAGTGAGCACAAAATGGGGCTTTATTATTATCGAAAAGCAGAAGTGTTGAATCAGGGATGGGGAACATCATCACCTATCAAGTATTTTGATGAATATTACAAAATTCCGATCCAGCTCTCTGCTTATGGTAATTTCTCTTATCGCATCAACGATGCAGCGAAATTTTTCACAGACTATGTCGGTACACAAGATATCTATAAGGTAGAGACTTTTCGCGATGTAGTACAATCTCGTATTATACAAGTCTTAACTTCATATTTTGCGAAGGAAAAATTATCTTTTATCGATATTGATGCCCAAATCGATCGTTTGTCGCGAGATATCAAAGAGCGGCTGATACAGGATTTGGAAGCATTTGGTATTCAACTCAATGATTTTAGGATCGAAGGAAATTCTTTTGACCAAGATACACAAGATCGTATTGGCAAGATTGCAGATATAACAGCAGATAGCTTTGCCGCATCAGAAGGTGGTCTCAGCTACGTAGAATTGGAAAAACTACGCGCTTTGCGTGATGCAGCAAATAATGAGGGCGGCTTAGCAGGTGCAGGAGTTGGACTAGGCGCAGGAATGAGTCTTGGAAAAGTATTTAGTAATTCCATTGATGAAGTTACGCAGCCGAAGATCGGTGCAGATCCCATAGAGCAATTGCGGAAACTAAAACTCTTACTCGATGAAAATATTATTTCGCAGGAAGAATTTGATCAGAAGAAAAAAGAGTATCTAAATAAATTTTAA
- the nadE gene encoding NAD(+) synthase: METKLQKPFVINDDNVAHYATKIATWIAQQVTTAKRKGVVLGMSGGIDCSVVACLCHLAKVDTHLVMMPYGNDMTSSRSSQHALELIQKFNFAHHTFDIQPAVAALTITNVTFLAQAGTVNQALSQANIRPRVRMTYLYQLAQLGSRFVIGTGNMAERTVGYFTKWGDGAADLNPLGMLTKQEVYTLAAYLGVPDSIIDKKPSAGLWEGQTDEDELGMTYAQIDAFILAGTSGDESIDRLINQRIALSAHKFAAVPIFND; this comes from the coding sequence ATGGAAACTAAACTACAGAAGCCATTCGTTATCAATGATGACAATGTCGCACATTATGCAACTAAAATTGCAACATGGATTGCGCAACAGGTCACTACGGCCAAACGTAAAGGAGTAGTGCTGGGTATGAGCGGCGGGATAGACTGTAGCGTTGTCGCCTGCCTTTGCCATTTGGCTAAAGTCGATACACATTTGGTCATGATGCCCTATGGCAATGATATGACCAGTAGCAGAAGTTCACAGCATGCATTAGAACTGATTCAAAAGTTCAATTTTGCACATCATACTTTTGATATCCAGCCAGCAGTAGCTGCCCTGACCATTACTAATGTGACTTTCTTGGCACAAGCTGGAACTGTCAATCAAGCCCTGAGCCAAGCCAATATACGTCCACGTGTCCGAATGACCTACCTCTATCAGTTAGCACAGCTGGGTAGTCGATTTGTGATCGGTACAGGTAATATGGCCGAGCGTACAGTAGGTTATTTTACCAAATGGGGCGACGGTGCAGCAGACCTTAATCCATTGGGCATGCTCACTAAACAAGAAGTATATACTTTAGCCGCATATCTCGGGGTACCCGATTCTATTATTGACAAGAAACCATCAGCAGGGCTTTGGGAAGGGCAGACCGACGAGGATGAGCTAGGTATGACATACGCCCAAATAGATGCATTTATATTAGCAGGGACATCCGGAGATGAAAGTATCGATAGATTAATTAATCAACGTATAGCCCTATCCGCTCATAAGTTTGCCGCAGTTCCAATTTTTAATGATTAA
- a CDS encoding phosphatase PAP2 family protein, with product MTYGIIALESHFLISQNQDIRNELRENIDRKFSVDDFSQYLGTASIFALDAFGIKAKHTVKQRLFTAAVSNAIMTFTVLSIKNTGTVWRPDSSANNSFPSGHTATAFVGAELLWQEYRDRSLWYGVAGYAVATGTGFFRMYNNKHWLSDVAMGAGIGILSTKIAYWLLPLLDRKKKNDKTNYMFIPSYNGKQFIIGGNIYF from the coding sequence ATGACTTATGGAATAATAGCATTAGAAAGTCATTTTCTAATTAGTCAAAATCAAGATATCAGAAATGAATTAAGGGAAAATATTGACCGTAAATTTTCAGTCGATGATTTTAGTCAATATCTTGGTACTGCAAGTATATTTGCATTAGATGCGTTTGGTATAAAAGCAAAACACACTGTGAAACAACGCCTCTTTACTGCAGCAGTGTCCAATGCAATTATGACCTTTACTGTCCTTAGTATTAAAAATACAGGAACTGTATGGCGGCCAGACAGCTCAGCTAACAACTCTTTTCCATCGGGACATACTGCAACTGCTTTTGTTGGAGCTGAATTACTCTGGCAAGAATATAGGGATAGATCACTGTGGTATGGAGTAGCTGGATATGCTGTCGCAACGGGTACCGGTTTCTTTCGAATGTACAATAATAAACACTGGTTATCTGATGTGGCTATGGGTGCAGGAATTGGTATATTGAGTACAAAAATTGCCTATTGGTTATTGCCGCTACTGGATCGAAAAAAGAAGAACGATAAAACGAACTATATGTTTATCCCGAGTTATAATGGAAAACAATTTATAATTGGGGGAAATATATACTTTTAA
- a CDS encoding nicotinate phosphoribosyltransferase has protein sequence MFNPISKNPILWTDGYKLCHKDQYPAKTNWVYETWTPRMSRIAGISHVVFFGLQGALAEMTHAFDQYFFSQPLEVVVAEYEEAIQHVFAHTNAHFASTHSSSHISALHQLGYLPIKLKAIKEGSLVPIGVPMFTIENTHPDFFWLPGYLETQLSAYIWSPMTAATIADRYKRLLNSYAEKTGDVQKVQTQAGDFSMRGMGSPETAYRTAGGHLLSFSVSATLSVRDYLKSYYAAGNDIMMYTPSTEHSVMCSYGEHELEAFRHLITEVYPSGNISIVSDTYDLWNVVDQVLPQLKELILSRDGKVVIRPDSGDPIHIICGDQDSDRDTVQKGIVERLFEIFGGTVNAKGYKELDPHIGVVYGDSITVDRAEKICSGLMEKGFASTNTALGIGSYTYQYVTRDTFGFALKGTAEEVDGHFKAIQKRPATDTGNFKKSQKGIVAVVFEDQDYRLIDDLTPETVTALKHRNLLKDFYIDGEFVFTNTFEDIRNLLKLESNRVYGN, from the coding sequence ATGTTTAATCCGATCAGCAAAAATCCTATCCTTTGGACAGACGGTTACAAGTTATGTCACAAAGATCAATATCCTGCCAAGACCAATTGGGTATATGAAACTTGGACACCCCGCATGTCACGTATAGCTGGTATTAGCCATGTTGTATTTTTCGGATTACAGGGAGCATTAGCAGAAATGACCCATGCCTTTGATCAGTATTTTTTCAGTCAGCCATTAGAGGTAGTAGTGGCCGAATACGAAGAAGCTATCCAGCATGTTTTTGCACATACCAATGCTCATTTTGCATCCACTCACAGCTCATCTCACATCAGCGCACTGCATCAACTAGGTTATCTGCCCATTAAACTCAAAGCTATAAAAGAGGGAAGTTTAGTTCCGATAGGTGTACCCATGTTTACAATCGAAAATACACATCCTGACTTCTTTTGGTTACCCGGTTATTTAGAGACCCAGCTTTCAGCCTATATCTGGTCACCCATGACAGCAGCTACCATTGCAGATCGTTACAAAAGATTGTTGAACAGCTATGCCGAGAAAACTGGAGATGTTCAAAAAGTGCAGACCCAAGCAGGTGATTTCTCTATGAGGGGAATGGGTTCTCCAGAGACCGCGTATCGTACAGCAGGAGGACATCTATTAAGCTTTTCGGTATCTGCTACCCTTTCTGTGCGAGACTATCTCAAATCGTATTATGCAGCAGGCAATGATATTATGATGTATACACCATCTACGGAGCATAGTGTAATGTGTTCATATGGCGAGCACGAACTTGAAGCATTTCGCCATCTGATCACCGAAGTATACCCAAGTGGTAATATTTCAATAGTATCCGATACCTATGACCTTTGGAATGTCGTAGACCAAGTTCTGCCACAGCTGAAAGAGCTGATCCTCTCCCGAGATGGAAAAGTGGTGATTCGTCCAGACAGTGGAGATCCTATTCATATTATCTGCGGGGATCAGGATTCTGACCGTGACACCGTTCAAAAAGGAATTGTTGAACGGTTGTTTGAAATCTTTGGCGGTACCGTCAATGCAAAAGGTTACAAAGAGCTAGATCCACATATTGGTGTAGTTTATGGTGATTCCATTACTGTCGATCGTGCAGAAAAGATCTGCAGTGGACTGATGGAAAAAGGTTTTGCTTCCACCAATACTGCTTTAGGAATTGGGTCGTACACCTACCAGTATGTGACACGTGATACATTCGGTTTCGCATTAAAAGGAACAGCAGAAGAAGTAGACGGACACTTTAAAGCCATTCAAAAACGTCCAGCGACCGATACCGGAAACTTCAAAAAATCACAAAAAGGTATCGTAGCAGTGGTATTTGAAGACCAGGATTATCGGTTGATTGATGATCTAACCCCAGAGACAGTAACAGCATTAAAGCATCGAAACCTCTTGAAAGATTTTTATATTGACGGTGAATTCGTTTTCACCAATACATTTGAAGATATCAGAAATTTATTAAAACTAGAATCAAATCGCGTATATGGAAACTAA